GAACTCTTTAATAGAGTAAAGCTAAATGACAAAAAGAGAAATGGATTGTCTGATGTTCACGGATCAGCATTTATTCCTGTGAATGCTGAATATTTAGCAAAAGCAACAAGTTGTATTTTTATTAAGTTTGCTAATAAGGAGAACTTTTTGTTGAACGGTGAAAAGATAAAGGAATACCTGTTCAAACCGAAAAAGGTGTAACAGACAAATTTGTTTAGATAAAAGGTTACCAATATTTATGTCTCTTAAATATTATCAACTCTTTTTTGTTTACATTTCAAAAATAGAAGCTAATTTTGGGTAATAAAATTTATATTATATACCATTAAAGTTGAAAGTTTAATCTATTCTTTGCTACATCAAAATAAGATTTATTTATTTCGCATCCGATGAATTTTCTGTTTAATTGTTTTGCAACCAACAAATGACTACCACTTCCAAAGCAAGGATCGAAAACAATATCACCTACATTAGTATTATCTAGGATCAACTCTTTTAATAAAGTATGATTTTTTTCAGTTGGATGAAACTTACCTCTACCGTTAGGGTGTTTAAAAACTGTATTTTTACAATAAGCGTTAAAAGCTTTCGATCCCTTTTTCTTAAACCAAACAGCCATCTCTACTCCACTTAAATAAACATATTGACCATTCATAGGGCTTGGGTTTGATTTCTCCCACACTAAAGGTCTAACAGTTCCTTGTTTATTGGCAAAAAAAGAAAATATTTCACTAAATTGCTCTTTGCCACAAAAAATAACTATATTATTTTTTGTTATGGAGTACACTCTATTTAAAAAAATAGGCAAATCAAAAGTTAATATATCTGCATGTCTTTTATCAAGATTTCTTAATCCATTACTTTTACGATTTACTGCATCATAAGGAATGTCTGTAATAGTAAAATCAACACTGTTGTCAGGCATATTTTTCATAAAAGAAATACAATCATCATTATAAATATTCATTATTTTATCCAAAAACTTATATAAGTTTAATTATCAGCTAAAACTTTAGCAACCTGATAGATTGCTTTTTTACCTACCTCATTGCTCTTCCTGAAATTTTCTAGTAAGGCAGTTTCTTCTTCACTATTGGAATTTATGGTAAGTTCATCAACAAACATTACTCCAGAGCCAGTCAGTAGCCAATTTATGTTTATACCCATTTGCGTGCAAATTGTTTGCATTCCTTCGGCATTTGGCTCTCTTGCACCGCTT
This portion of the Vespertiliibacter pulmonis genome encodes:
- a CDS encoding DNA-methyltransferase; this encodes MNIYNDDCISFMKNMPDNSVDFTITDIPYDAVNRKSNGLRNLDKRHADILTFDLPIFLNRVYSITKNNIVIFCGKEQFSEIFSFFANKQGTVRPLVWEKSNPSPMNGQYVYLSGVEMAVWFKKKGSKAFNAYCKNTVFKHPNGRGKFHPTEKNHTLLKELILDNTNVGDIVFDPCFGSGSHLLVAKQLNRKFIGCEINKSYFDVAKNRLNFQL
- a CDS encoding XRE family transcriptional regulator; this translates as MCISKRLQKACYIKGLKLKDFIEVTGLPYRTGQSYLSGAREPNAEGMQTICTQMGININWLLTGSGVMFVDELTINSNSEEETALLENFRKSNEVGKKAIYQVAKVLADN